The region CACCCATCTGTCTTGACGAAAGCATCCATTCGGTGGAAGATGCCCGTAAGGCACTGGAACTGGACAGCGGGCGGATCATTAATATTAAAATCGGGCGGGTAGGCGGTCTAACTGAGGCTAAAGCCATTCATGACCTGTGCTTGAGCAGAGGAATCCCGGTATGGTGCGGGGGCATGCTGGAATCAGGGATCGGCCGGGCCCATAATGTGGCCATTACTACTCTGGCCGGGTTCACATTGCCGGGGGACACGGCAGCGTCCAGCCGGTACTGGGAAGAAGACCTGATTGAGCCGGAAGTTACCGTCCAGGACGGCGTCATCCATGTACCTGACCGTCCTGGTATTGGGTATGTACCTCGCCGGGACCGGATCGATACATACACCTTATATAGCGAGACATTCCGGCCTTGATGCCGCGGGTTGAGAAGTTATTACCTGCAAAGCGAATTTGCTCAGAATAAATACCCATGATTTACCGAAACGGTAAGTTGTGGGTTTTTTGCCGTTAACATGCGCCTAATGAGGGCTGCACTTTTCTAAGATGTGCAATATATTGATAGCTTAAATCAAGATATTAGGAAGGGGATATTTGGGAAAGTAAGAAGTATTTTAAAGAGAAATCTAAATTTTACAACTAATCTTTTGAGGGGAGGGTAATTTGCTTGTTCACTGAACTTTCAAATATTGAGTTACCCAAGATGGTAAAGATACGGCAGAAGTTTCCTCAAGAATGTGTGACAAATGTAGAAGAGCAACTTATCGTTGAACTGAATAAACCGGAAATTTCTATTTGTATACAGCCAGGCGCGCGAATTGCCATATTGACGGGAAGCAGGGGCGTAGCCAATATCGATAAGATTATTACCGTCCTGGTCCGCGAAATAAAAAACAGGGGAGCAAATCCTTTTATTGTTCCGGCCATGGGCAGCCACGGCGGAGCTACCGCCGAAGGGCAGCTGGAAGTCCTCGAAAGTCTGGGAATAACCGAGTCCAGGGTCGGGGCTCCAATAATATCTTCAATGGAAACAGTGAAAGTGGGTAACCTTACATCAGGAATGCCGGTGTATTTTGATAAAAATGCGTTCGCGGCTGATGGCATTATTCCGGTAGGCCGGGTAAAGCCCCATACGGCATTCCGCGCACCCCGTGAAAGCGGGCTGGTCAAGATGATTGCCATCGGCGGCGGCAAGCAACGGGGCGCAGAAACTTTACACTCTAATTTTAACGTAAAAAATTTCGGGCAGATACTATTGGAGACATATCAATGTGTGAAGCAACATGCCAATATTTTATTCGGTGTGGCCGTTGTGGAAAATGCTTATGAGCAAACCGCTCATATTGAAGCAATACCTGCCGAAGCGATTGAGGCAAGAGAAGTTGAGTTATTAGCAAAAGCATGGAAATTAATGCCGAAAATATTAATTGATCAGTTTGATGTTTTGATCGTGGAGCAAATGGGCAAAAACATAAGTGGCGACGGCATGGACCCTAACATTACGGGTAGATATGCCACCGGGTTGCAGGGAGGCCCCAGCTATCAACGGCTTGTCGTCCTCGGTTTAACTCCTGAGACCCATGGCAATGCACTCGGGGTAGGAATGGCAGATGTCACTACTCGTAGACTGGTTTCGGCAATTGATCCTGCTAAAGGCTACATGAATGCCCTTACCTCAAAAATTGTCATGGATTTTGTGAAAGTTCCCATGACTTTGGAAACCGATAAAGAGGCCATTGCGGTTGCGTTGCGAAGCTGTATCTCCGTAATTTCCGGTCAAGAAAAAGTAGTGCGCATAAAAACTACGCTAGACCTTACCGAGATACAGATATCGGAGGCGCTGCTGGCACAGGCTGCGCAGCGCGATGATATTGAAATATTGGGAAAACCGTTCCCAATGCAGTTTGATGAACAAGGCATATTGCTATAATTGTAAGTAGTTGAGTGCTTTAAGACATATGCGGCAATCCAAGATAGCGGCAGTTAATTAAAAATATATGGTATAACCTATCCGGATAGTCGGAATAAAGAGAAGTACTCCATCTGGAGTACTTCTCTATTATTCCGAAAAGAAAGGCTAATTTTCTTATATCTCGGCAAAACGTGAGGTAATATTTTGTGGCTGGGTTGAAAGATTTTTTTGAAAAGCAGGAATTTAGCGTGAAAGAGTAAAAGTGTTACATTAATTTTTTGCAAGCAAACGGCGTGGAGTGATTTAGCAATGGACAAAAATATTATTAAGGCAATAGAAGAAACATTTAATTTAAATGTTATCGGGGATCAATATTTCAACTGGGGTGAACAGCACTGGCTCCAGCTTGCCCCTACTAGTCCGAATACGCAACCGACTGTGTCAGTTGCTATCGTCTATCCCGGAAAAGAGCATGCTTCTCATGTTCATTCAGGCTATGAAGAGATCATCATTGGCCTGGAGGGAGAAATTGTTCATTGGTGTGATGAACGGGAAATACGGCTGCATAAAGGAACACTCGGCTATATTAGCGATGGGAGCCGGCACCGGATTGTAAACAGTACACCAAGTACCGCGTCTTTTTTGAGTATTGTGTATCCTACCATCCCCAAAGCCCTGGGAGAAATATATACGGTCGAGGATATCGAACTTAAGGAAGTTGCTAAAATTATAAATTTAGATATAATTGCTGAACAATTCGCCGAAACTGTCCGCATGGCCGTTACATTAGTAGATGTTTCCGGGGACTTATTGACCATGCCAAGGAAACTTCCCGAATTTTGTATGATTTGCATGCATGAAAAATGCGGCGACTGTATTTTGAGCTCACCAGAAAATATAAAGATCCAACCCGAGCAAAAATTATATCACTGTAAATTTGGAGTGGCGTCCATTCAGTGCCCCATTATAGTCAATAGAAGAGTATTGGGGTATTTGGGCTGCGGGTATGGACTGATGTATACCGGCCTGAACCAAGAGGCGCCTGAAATGTTTAATGTTTTCAGCGGCCAAAATCATATCATGGCCCAAAATGCATACATCAATCTCCCGCTTATTAACCGCAATCACATGAATTCGGTAGCCGATACGTTACGATTGGTTAGTGCATCGCTTGTGCAACTGATGATTAACTCAATTAAAGAGAAAAGACTCAGTTCTTACCAGGTCAGCCTTTCGGAGGAACGCCAGAAGCAAGCCCAATTGTCCAATTCGTTGAATCAAGCCCGGCTGAAATTTTTGGAATCACAGGTAAATCCGCATTTTCTCTTTAACACGTTAAATATTATTGCCCAGCAGGCTGAAATGGACGGAGCTTCCACATTGGCTTCGTTGACATACGCGCTTTCCAATCTGTTGCGGCTTAGTCTGGGAAAGACCGATTCACTTGTTACTATCAGAGAAGAATTAAATTGCATTGAAGATTATTTATTTATCCAAAAAAACAGATTTCCGGATAAATTTGATGTTGACATTCAGGTGGAACAGGACATTTTGGATGTTAAAGCCCCGTTTATGATAATCATGGTATTAGTTGAAAACGCTATTCTTCATGGATTTACTGATATTCTTTGGCGGGGAAAACTGATTGTTAGAGGTTATAAGCATCAGCAGACAGCCGTTCTGGAAGTTATCGATAATGGTTGCGGAATAGCGCCGGAGGTGGTGGACGCAATTCGCGATTTCCCCAAAAGTGAATATGACCCGGCAGCTCTTAAGGGAATCGGCCTAAAGAATATCTATATGCGTTTACGGCATTACTACGGTGATGCTTTTGAATTTGTTATTGAACGCCTGCCGGAAAAAGGGACCAAAGCGAGAATTTGTCTGCCATTGTAACTCTATGGTATCCAATAAAGATGTACAGGCGTGTTGTTAGTATAAGCGTAAGTCAAGCGCCAGCGGTGGAGCGTTACTAACAACACGCCTAGAAAAAAATCTTTATTGGATTTCATATAGGTTAAGTATATGCTGTGGGAGGGGATAAAATGTATAAAATGATTATTGCGGATGATGAACCTTCGGTGCGTCAGTATATACGTTATATTGTCAAACGGCATAACTTACCTTTTGAAATCTGTGGTGAGGCTGCCGATGGCCAAGAGGCAGTGCAATTGGCTGATTTATATCAGCCGGAATTTGTATTTCTCGATATTAGCATGCCGCGCATGAGCGGTCTTGATGCTGCTGAAATCATTAGAAAGAAATATCCCCAAACGGTTATTTATATATTAACAGCGTACAGCCAATTTGATTATGCCCATAAAGCAATCAGAACTCAGGTGGCCGATTATTTATTAAAGCCGATACGTCCGGCGTTAGTTGTCGATACCCTTAAACAAGGCATTAATCATGTGTTACAGCAACGACTGGAAAAACAGCGTACCGAACGAATGACTACTCAAATCAAAAAAACCAAACCTCTTATTATTAAGCAAAGAATGTTTGAATTGTTAAAGGGTGACGGCAATAACGAAGATATGCTGCTGCGGCGTTTGACAAAAACAGAGAATTTTCGTCCTGCCGCGGTTATGGCGGCTGCCGTTTGGGGAGACATAGATACGCCGGAGCGGGCCAACCTTGCGGAACGCTTAGTCTGGGAGTTTAGCAGCCGGTTCAGCGGGCGAATGGTAACAGCTTCCATGGGAGGCGAGACCGCCGGTATTTTACGGGAGCTGAGCCACAATTTGTGTTGTGAATTGAAGCTTCTGATTGATGACTGGCAGCAGCGCTATCATGTTTCCCTGAGTGCCGGGGTAAGCCCGGTAAGTAACAATAGGCAAATTTCCGCGGCGTATAGGGATGCTGACGAAATAAGGAGAACAGCTGTATTTTGGCGGAAGAAGGGGCTTTTTTTCGCCGGTGATGTCGTCAAGAACAGTCAGGCAATATTATGTGGTAATGCCATATTTAAACAAATACGCAACTTTTTGATGGAGCGGCAATCTGCCAAAGCAAAGCTGATTGTAACGCAATTTTTCAGCGATATCGGCCAGCAGATGTATTCAGCTACAGATGTTTATGGTACGGTGGACGAAATTATCAATCATTTGATCAATGAGTATGCTGAACACATAATTTCCGCCGAGGATGCTGTGTTGCTGAGAAAAACATTTGCTGCCAAACTGGATGCTGTTCAAAGCGGCTGTGATCTGGAACGGTGTTTGTGTAGTCTGATTGATAAACTGGCTGGGATAATCAGTTTGAATGAGCAAAATCAGGCTGAACAGTCGGTAAAATGGGCTGTGGAATATATCAATCAAAATTATAATCAGAATCTTACCCTGGATAACATTGCCGAGAAGTTATTTTTGAGCAGCGGCTATTTCTGCCGGATATTTAAGAAATTTACCGGTGAAGGTTTTGCAGCCTATATAACCAAAGTGCGACTGAATAAGGCGAAGGATCTGTTGCTCAGCGGTAAATATACTGTTGCCGAAGCAGCGCGCCTAGTCGGCTTTAATGATTCAAGCTATTTCAGCTGTGTGTTCAAACGGCATTTTAATATGGCTCCCAGTAAATTGATCGAGACTCGGGAGACAGGACAATAATCTCGGTACGAATGTCAAAAAAACCCGGAGGTAAAACAGCCTTTTTAGGGAATTTGAAGATTTAGAAATCACAAACATTTTCCTAGGACGGCAGTTCGGTTGCTGCCGGTGGATTGATTGTGGTATAAAACTTCAGATATCGTGAAGAGGAGGTAAATGGGTTGAGGAGTCATATTACGACACGTGGATTAGAGCGGGCAACCCATCGGGCATTATACTATTCCATGGGTTTACTGCCGGAGGATCTCGACAAGCCGCTAGTTGCCATTGTTAATACCCAGAATGAGACTATGCCGGGGCACTTGCACTTGGACAGCATTGCCAAAGCTGTACGCGAGGGGGTTATTGCCAGCGGCGGGACGCCGATTGAAT is a window of Sporomusaceae bacterium ACPt DNA encoding:
- the rhaS_1 gene encoding HTH-type transcriptional activator RhaS, with amino-acid sequence MYKMIIADDEPSVRQYIRYIVKRHNLPFEICGEAADGQEAVQLADLYQPEFVFLDISMPRMSGLDAAEIIRKKYPQTVIYILTAYSQFDYAHKAIRTQVADYLLKPIRPALVVDTLKQGINHVLQQRLEKQRTERMTTQIKKTKPLIIKQRMFELLKGDGNNEDMLLRRLTKTENFRPAAVMAAAVWGDIDTPERANLAERLVWEFSSRFSGRMVTASMGGETAGILRELSHNLCCELKLLIDDWQQRYHVSLSAGVSPVSNNRQISAAYRDADEIRRTAVFWRKKGLFFAGDVVKNSQAILCGNAIFKQIRNFLMERQSAKAKLIVTQFFSDIGQQMYSATDVYGTVDEIINHLINEYAEHIISAEDAVLLRKTFAAKLDAVQSGCDLERCLCSLIDKLAGIISLNEQNQAEQSVKWAVEYINQNYNQNLTLDNIAEKLFLSSGYFCRIFKKFTGEGFAAYITKVRLNKAKDLLLSGKYTVAEAARLVGFNDSSYFSCVFKRHFNMAPSKLIETRETGQ